AATATTGAGTGTGGCAACACGACTGGAAAGTTGGGCGTTCTGCTCGACCAGCTCTGCAGACATTAGTTCGAGCGAGCGCTCAACCAGTGCTCGGTCTTCATCATTCTGTTCGTAGGCTTGTTCGACAGTGACAAGTAGTTGCTGGATCTGTTCGGGCAACTCAGTCAAATCAATATTGGCACGCTTTAGTTGGCGTGCCAGTAGTCTATGCATCTTGGCTACAGCTCAGTTATCGTTGTGATTGTCATGGTTTGGTTATGCAATGCGCAGTCTCCGGTTTCTACTACTGGAGACAGCTCACCATAAGAGTAGAAGCCGCATTGTACAGTATTTGCCCCAAGCAATTCTTTGACGGCTTCCACTTCTTCTTCAATACGCTGTTTCAAAACCATTTTTCGGCCTACGCAACTGACTAATATCGCCAATTGTGGCGAATGCTTTAGCATTTTTGAGGTGGCTTGCGCGGCGCCGGTCGCGCCATCGATCAGGCGATCGAAATTGGCTTTCATTAGTTGTGCATAACAGCCTTGCGGCATATCACCGGCAAAAGTCATGCTTTGTTCTTGTTCATTGATGCCAAGAATGGTGCGGACCACCGCGGGTTGATCTTCATCGACCTTTACACTGAGCGGAAACAGCAAGCCAGAGGCGGGCAGGTCAGCAGCATACTCGCCAAGGTATTTCTTATACAAGGTTAATGCCGATTGCCCATCAAGTTGCAGCAATACATTATCTTTCGCCGCAGTGATCTTGCGTGGTGGGCCAAAGGGATCCCAGCCGCCTAACGAGCCATGGCCGACTTCCAGTCGATCACCATATAAGCCGACGGCGATGACTTGGTTCTGATGGACCTGTTCATTGTGCCAGGTATAGGTGGCTGCAAAGCGGTCGCCATCTCCAGCCAATCCACCACTGACTAAACATCTGTTTGCTAAAACTGTGGTTAAACCGCGAGCCAGAGCGGTGCCATTAATATTGATCCCCTCAGAGAAAACTAAGGTGTGTTTTAGCGCCGTCAAATCAAGCTGCTTAGCCAGTTGCTTGCCCATGGTTTCACTATCAAGGGCGCTGGTATGCCGTGCCGACACCACCTTACAGCAACTGTGCTGTAGGTGTATCGCGGTTAATGACAGGCTGTCATCTGCAACGCTTATGTCACTGATTTCACCAGCGGTACTACAGCCGACGAATTCGGCATCAGGAAAGCATTTATGCAGCAGCGGATACTGTTGCCGGTAACTTTGTTGAGTGCCAAAGACCAACACCAATTCAGCATCCGGTAATGATTTCTCATTGATTGGGGCTGACCAGCTATCGTTAACAAAATTGGCTTGGAAAAGCTTCATCTACAAATGACCGAAAACGGGATGGTTTATGAAGTGTAGCTTTTTCATTTTATTATCGTTATGTCAGCAGACAACAATCACTCTGATGATCCTGCCCAATACTATTTTGTTTGTTGCGAAGTGGCGCTTTAACTTGGCTGTGGCTACTCAGCGGCTAAAACAATAAATGGCTTCAATCCAGAGATTGAAGCCATTGTTTATTATTACGCTTTGGCGTTAGGCTGCCTGATGGGTCACTTTACTGTGCAGTGAATCATCCTTGCCGCCGCAGGCTTTGAAAAAGGCATACATGATGTCGGTACGGCTGATGGTGCCGACTAATACCCCATTCTCAACCACTGGGTATATCTTCGGGCGGCTCACATCTGCTTCAGCTAAGCGCTCTTCTAGTGATTGCGCCTTGTAGCTTAAAACGAAGCCGCTATCGGTCACCGGGTAGACCTTCTCACGGTCAACCGAGATAAACTCAGCCAGTTTAATCAGGCAGTCGCCCGGCGCTACGGTTGCCACTTCACGACGCATGATGCTGCCAACTGTTTTTTCTGCACTGAGTTCGTAATCCGCTAACCAGAGTTCACGCAGTAGATCATGCTCAGAGATAAAGCCTACCAGCTGATGATTGCTGTTAACCACTGGCATACCTGTCTGGTGGAGGCTGAGCATCGCTGTCAGTGCATCCATTAAGTTGGTGCTTTCAGTCAGGCTGGCAGTAGGAGCGTGCATAAATTCTTTAACTTGAAGAGTGACATTGCTGTTTTTCATGATGGTAGTTCCTTTAATTTTGTCTAAATGATTTACTATTTTTGATTCAGATTTGAGTGTTGGACGACGGTAAATTCCCCAGTAGGTCAGGCCGACAAACATGGCGCCGCCGATGATGTTGCCTAGGGTGACCGGAATGAGGTTGTTGAAAATAAAGTTGCTGAATGTCAGGTCACTGAATGCTTGCGCAGACATGCCTGTTGCAGCCCAAAAGTCTGGGCCTGCACCTGATTTAATCGCTATAGCCAGCGGTACCATGAACATATTGGCAACGCAGTGTTCGAAGCCTGTGCTGACAAATAGAGCCACTGGAAGCACAACCAATAACGCCTTAGTGAGCACATCTTCACTGCTGAATGTCATCCAGATACCGAGACAAACCAGCATGTTACAAAGAACCCCAAGGGCAACGGCCTGACCAAATCCATGATGTAATTTGTGTTGTGCGATCTGTAGGGCATTCACCCCCCACTGGCCACTGTCGAGCATGTAGAGCTTGGCGCTATAGACCAAAGCCACCAGTACTAAAGCACCGACAAAATTGCCCAGATAGACACGCCCCCAACAAGCCAATTGCTGACGATGAGAGATGCGCTTACTGGCACGTGCAATAGAGGTGAGCACGGTGCTGGTGAACAGTTCGCCGCCACAAATGACGATCAGTACGAGGCCAATGCTGAAAGCAAAGCCGCCAACCAATCTAGATAGTCCCCACGATGCTTCGTGATTACCTGTGGTCACGGTAATGTAAAAGATAAAGGCTAGGCCAATGAAGATGCCCGCTGTCACGGCAAGGGCGATGGAAGTGGCTGGTGCTTTCACCACTTTTTTGTATCCATACTGCTCTGCTGTTTGGGTCATCCTCTCCGGCAGCTCTAAGCCAGCGGTTTCAGATTTGTTCTCGATAAGTTTCATCTGCTGCTCGTCGCCTCCTGTAAAGTCATACTGTTTCTCCAAGGTTTGATAAGTGCCGTTACCGCAGTGCTGTGGTGACCGGCCTAATCAAATTAGGCGGAAATCAATCAAAAGAAAAATTGATAATTTATGTGATATGGTTAAGCTAAATTGATATCAGATAAAGCTTGCTTTAGTGATTTGTGATTCAATTGACAAAAGCTTTTTTAAACAATGAATTAGGTGTTTTTTTGATGCGTTATACGCTGAAACAGATAGCTGTCTTTGAAGCGGTTGCCAGTTATGAAAGTGTTAGTGTGGCGGCCAAGAAATTGGCGCTGACACAATCTGCGACCAGCATGGCGTTGTCACAATTAGAAAAACTGTTAGGGCAGCCGTTGTTTGAACGGAATGGTAAGCGTATGTCGCTGACCCCTTGGGGTCAGTGGCTTCGGCCAAGGGCAAAAAAGTTGCTGTTCGATGCGCAACAGATTGAATTGGGCTTCACTGGGCAGCAGTTAATCAGTGGTGAATTGTGTCTTGGTGCGAGCCAAACCGCAGCAGAGCATTTAGTGCCTTCTCTTATCAGTAAAATTGATACTGATTTCCCAGAGCTCAGAGTATTGGTCGATGTTGAAAATACCGAACATATTATCCAAGGGGTACTGGATCATGAGTATCAATTGGGCGTGATAGAGGGGCGTTGTGACGACTCTCGGGTCAATCAGGAGATCTGGTGTCACGATCATCTGGTGATTATCGCAGCCCTGAATCACCCTTATGCCAAGTATGAGCGGATCAGTTTGGCCCA
The Corallincola holothuriorum DNA segment above includes these coding regions:
- a CDS encoding FIST signal transduction protein is translated as MKLFQANFVNDSWSAPINEKSLPDAELVLVFGTQQSYRQQYPLLHKCFPDAEFVGCSTAGEISDISVADDSLSLTAIHLQHSCCKVVSARHTSALDSETMGKQLAKQLDLTALKHTLVFSEGININGTALARGLTTVLANRCLVSGGLAGDGDRFAATYTWHNEQVHQNQVIAVGLYGDRLEVGHGSLGGWDPFGPPRKITAAKDNVLLQLDGQSALTLYKKYLGEYAADLPASGLLFPLSVKVDEDQPAVVRTILGINEQEQSMTFAGDMPQGCYAQLMKANFDRLIDGATGAAQATSKMLKHSPQLAILVSCVGRKMVLKQRIEEEVEAVKELLGANTVQCGFYSYGELSPVVETGDCALHNQTMTITTITEL
- a CDS encoding LysR family transcriptional regulator codes for the protein MRYTLKQIAVFEAVASYESVSVAAKKLALTQSATSMALSQLEKLLGQPLFERNGKRMSLTPWGQWLRPRAKKLLFDAQQIELGFTGQQLISGELCLGASQTAAEHLVPSLISKIDTDFPELRVLVDVENTEHIIQGVLDHEYQLGVIEGRCDDSRVNQEIWCHDHLVIIAALNHPYAKYERISLAQLEQAKWVLREPGAGTRRIFDSAIHGLIDNLDVWREYEHVPILKSMVINGAYLSCLPYLDVAKAIELKEIACLNVPELNMARTLSFIWRKDGGDNSLRDCIMSEAKWLAKRGLVSKP
- the focA gene encoding formate transporter FocA, which gives rise to MKLIENKSETAGLELPERMTQTAEQYGYKKVVKAPATSIALAVTAGIFIGLAFIFYITVTTGNHEASWGLSRLVGGFAFSIGLVLIVICGGELFTSTVLTSIARASKRISHRQQLACWGRVYLGNFVGALVLVALVYSAKLYMLDSGQWGVNALQIAQHKLHHGFGQAVALGVLCNMLVCLGIWMTFSSEDVLTKALLVVLPVALFVSTGFEHCVANMFMVPLAIAIKSGAGPDFWAATGMSAQAFSDLTFSNFIFNNLIPVTLGNIIGGAMFVGLTYWGIYRRPTLKSESKIVNHLDKIKGTTIMKNSNVTLQVKEFMHAPTASLTESTNLMDALTAMLSLHQTGMPVVNSNHQLVGFISEHDLLRELWLADYELSAEKTVGSIMRREVATVAPGDCLIKLAEFISVDREKVYPVTDSGFVLSYKAQSLEERLAEADVSRPKIYPVVENGVLVGTISRTDIMYAFFKACGGKDDSLHSKVTHQAA